The window CATGTGCCCTGGCTGTTCTTCCAGCTCTGGTCGCTGCTTCACAAGTTGCACACCTCTTTGATCTTGTCGCAAATGCAataacttttccagtttttattCCAATCATAGAACCAGCTCCTTATACATAAAAGGTTACTTTAAAGGTATGTTACTCAGGTTTGGATGTAGTTTCCTGTAAATTTTGGACACTTGTCTAGATGATACATGTAAATCATAACCAGCAACACATGGTGTCGGCAAACCAACTGCCCAAACTAGATAATAAAAGtgctcaaaaataaataaatagaaatataaataagtaaacaaataaattatcttATCAAGCTGACATGTTTCAGTACTGTCCCACTTTTTTGTCTTCTGTTCATCTTTTGGGATTATTCTTTACAAGCTTTGAAGGCCAAGCAGAttttattttcatgtaattGGATCCTTATCAGGGATACCCTTTAAGCTCCTTTACTGGCAAACCTCAATACAAGTGTCAATGTACAGTATTTTTTGCTCATCAACCAATCCCTCCCTTGAAAAAGTAATTGCGGAAAGATAAGTCACTTATTTTCAGTGGCTGGAGTATCATTTCATTTACCATTTACAgattttttgtgtttgtttttaaagCCCCTTTTATAATACACATCAGCAATACAACTTAGGTATATAATTTTTAGTTGTGTCACAATGGAGCCATTTTTCAACTGCATTTCCGCTTACTGTCAACAACCtttgtaaattattttcagtACCTGTTAGATTATTATGACCCTTCCCTCTCTTCTGCCACCCCATGTCATAGGACGCCCCGATTGGCACTGCTTGATCTTGGATGCACCCCCACTCCATCTTTTCTTCCTCCATCTCTAGGTCACAGGACTTGTTTGCAATATTTTCTATGGCGGGGCCGATTTCACGTTCTCTTGCTTTCAGTGTGGTCACACAAAGAGTCGGGATATTAAGGGAAGATAACAGTGCATTGACATGTGTTGGTCCCATTCCTGCATGTAGCATGCCTAGGGTAGCGAATCATCAGATAAATTGTCGGGCAAACTATTAGTCAAAAAACATGATCTGCTACAAAGTCACGCAACAAACCTGCGGCGAGTTTGGTGTTGACGTCGAAGATTGGTCGTCCACGCATTGTTCCAGCCACCCTATGAGTTTTGTTCGTTTGGCACACATTTATTTCCCCACAATCTGGATTGCAGCAGGTAATGTACAGGAAAGATCCTAACCCCGACACTGTTTCGTCCGTTACGTTGGATAATTGAAGTGGCTTGGCACAAACTTTACATCCACCATCGAGGGCCTCTGCGAGCAACTCGAGCTCGACAACACGTCTACCGCTTATTTTACTACCATTCTGAACACATAAGGCCTCGTCACGGCTAGGCGATTTGTCTATCGAACTTTTCGCTAAATTTATCCTTCGTTCAACCTCCTTGCTACTTCGAAAGCGCCCTTTTTTGTCATGGGACAAGCGAGCCCTTTttgcgtccgccatcttggatgtcgcaatgttatgcgcagtagaAGATGCACagtgcaaaaccagggaatcaccttaagtgttGAGCCGCACGACTCTCGCATCATGTGATATTAACGCTGTTGACATCACACATGCAGTCAATGAACAAAGTTTAAAGAGGCTATGCTaagttctaaaaaaaattatggaaaGCAAATTTTGCGTCTAAAATCATTATTTCTAGGCATGTAACCCTTGGCAAAAGGAAAGCCTACAATGTAGCTACCCTAATGGAAAATATTACTGATTAATTAAAGAGAGAAGGATTTACAGAATGCTGTTATTTTGTTGCAGGAAACGTCAGGGTCAGCTCAGCGGGCGTTGACCGAGAAGTTGCCGAGTCTTTCCGACTGGTGATCCGCGTAGGTCGCGAAGACTGTGATGTGAACAGGACAAGTGGCGATGGGAACGGGAGTAAGAAAATGTAGTAAATAAAGTATACAcctagtaaaaaaaataataaaaataaacaaaaaaggtCTCTGTTAAGAGCCTGAAAGGCCCACCCGGCTGGCGCTTATCTCTGGGCAGGTCATAGCAACTTTATGTCTCTTATAAATCATCAATTGAGTGGACTCCTTTGTACTGAAGTGTACCTCCGCGCCACAATTAGAGCATCGATATGATTCAGTGAAAACTACTCGAGGTCGGATTCACAAACAAACAATCAATTTCTCTCATCTTCCGTTTCCGCCAAATCTGTGctgtttgttgtaatttaaaaaaaagattcgGTACCCGATTAAAATATCACCTACAGATAAGAAAATTCATTGAAGGAATCTTTGGTGTTCCTTCAGATGAAGACGGTAGCGAACAGGAC of the Montipora capricornis isolate CH-2021 chromosome 7, ASM3666992v2, whole genome shotgun sequence genome contains:
- the LOC138055683 gene encoding uncharacterized protein, with amino-acid sequence MADAKRARLSHDKKGRFRSSKEVERRINLAKSSIDKSPSRDEALCVQNGSKISGRRVVELELLAEALDGGCKVCAKPLQLSNVTDETVSGLGSFLYITCCNPDCGEINVCQTNKTHRVAGTMRGRPIFDVNTKLAAGMLHAGMGPTHVNALLSSLNIPTLCVTTLKAREREIGPAIENIANKSCDLEMEEEKMEWGCIQDQAVPIGASYDMGWQKRGKGHNNLTGAGSMIGIKTGKVIAFATRSKRCATCEAATRAGRTARAHDCRCNWDGSSKAMEADVCTELVKACGESHKAQVAILVGDDDSSTIKKVRESVNHNVDKWSDIVHAKRAFGSSMYNLQKTHKNVSGKVLDYLQKCFNYAITQKKMTLMGSEKA